Genomic segment of Pseudothermotoga sp.:
TTCGCAAGGATGTTCAACAGAGACTACAAGCTGGCGGCCCAAGGAGTGGTGCTTTCCACGGCCCTTTCGATGATCAGTCTACCGCTTTTGATCGTTCTCATCGTGTAATTTCTCAGAAAGGAAACTCTCGTTCTACTTTACTCTCTACTTGAATCGTTCAAAGGATGTGGTAAAATCAAAAATGAGCGCCGAGGTGGCGGAACTGGCAGACGCGACTGACTCAAAATCAGTTGAGGGTTGACCCCCTCGTGCGGGTTCGACTCCCGCCCTCGGCACCAACCCGCCAAAAAGGCGGGTTTTTCTGTGTTAAAATCTGTTGGGAGCAGCGATGTGGAAGCGCCTTCTTGCTTTTTTAATAATTTTCTTTGCCGTGTTGAGTTTATTGATTCTTCTCAACTTAAGATACGCAAGAACCTATTTAGAACGATCTTCAGAGACGTTCAGAGGGTTCGTTGAACTGTTGGCAAACGCAATCAGTGCGCGTTACTTTCATTCTGACACCACGTACAAACTCGTGTCACTCCTCGGTACGAACGCAGAAAGTTTGTTCTCCAAAATTGTCGAGGAATTTTTTGTCGTCGAGAGAGTCTACCTTGAGGAAAACGAGGCTGCAAAATTCGTCCCTTACAGGATCGAAGGTAGCAAAGAAAATTTGCTCATCAAACTGGTGATTTACAACAACGATACGACTGACTATGTTATCGACAAGATCGCGGTCGCTCAGCTGAACGTTCAAAGAATTTTGCAGCTGTTGAATCTGGACCACATCGTGATAACCTCCAGAGGTCTTCCTTTCGCGTTCGGTATGAACGCAAAAGCTACACTTCCTCTGATCGATCCACTTTCGATCGTTGCTTCGCTGTCGATCGCAGCGATAATCTTGATGTATCGGAGGATAAGAGAATACAAAATCAAAATAGAGTTGGATCATAAAAAGAAACTCGAGAGAAAAACGTTGATCCTCGAGGCACTCAACGATATCACGTGTGAGATGCTGATGGGGGTGAGCGAGTCGACGTACCAGTTGATACTCAAAAAAGCTGTAGAATGCGTACCAAACGCACAAGCGGGAAGTTTACTCGTGAGAAAAAACTCAGTCTTTCACTACATAGCCACCGTCGGGTTCGATCTATCGCGCCTCTCCAGCGTTGTCATGTTGGAAAAAGAGATCTCACAGTGGGTTCAACGACACGATTATCTGATCAGAAGAAGGCCCTACGAGATGGACGAGAAGATGTTGGATCAGGAAAGGCTAAAAACTCTCGTCGAAAGCGGTGGCCTCAAACAGATCAAATCGACTCTCGTGGTACCAGTGAGGATAGAAGGTCAGGTTGAAATTCTGTTCAACTTGGACAACTTCGAGAGTGAAGATGCGTTCAACGAAGAAGATGTTCAAGTCGCCACTCTGTTCGCAAACCACGTCGGTCTGTTATTGAAAAGGCTCAAGTTGGAGGAACAACTCGAACAGCAGTACAAATTGATCGAACACATCTCTTACCACGACGCATTGACGAAACTTCCCAACCGAAGATTCCTCGAAGAGTTCGGAGAAAAAATGTTGTCCTTAGCTAGGAGAGAGAACAAAAGCTTGGTGATCCTGTTCATCGACTTGGTTGATTTCAAACTCGTCAACGACAACTACGGTCACGAAACGGGTGACGAGGTACTCAAGATAGTTGCTGAAAGAATGAGCAACGCCGTTCGTTCAAGTGATTTTATTGCTCGGCTCGGTGGAGACGAGTTCATCGTGATTCTGTATGATTGCGACACGAAAGGTGCCTTGGATGTAGTGAAAAGGCTCATCGACGTTGTGGAAAAGCCGATCTCGATCGATGGATCACAGCTATGCGTCGGTGCCACCGTCGGTGTAGCGGAGTATCCAAAAGATGGTGAAACGCTCGATGCGTTGATAAGGAAAGCCGATGTGGCCATGTATCTGGCCAAGAGGAAAGGTATCGACGTGGCAACGACCGACGAGCTTAGCTGTTGAGCGAGTGATATAATTCTCTTAGGCTTGTGAAATTCTTAACAGGAGGTGAAGCAGTTGCAGAACGTCTGCACGACTGGAGAAAGGCTTTTCAAAGAGCTCGATGAATACATGAAATCCATCAATGCAACACCTGACAAACTCATCTCCGTCCTCCAGAAAGCTCAAGAAATCTTCGGTTATCTCTCCCCCCAAGTTCAACAGTACATAGCCGATGCATTGAACATCCCAGTTTCTCAGGTTTATGGCGTCGTCACCTTCTACAACTTCTTTTCAATGACGCCTAAGGGTAAAGTACAAATAAAGGTCTGCCTTGGGACTGCCTGTTACGTCAAAGGAGCCGACAGAGTTCTTGAAAGATTCCTCGAGGAGCTCGGTGCGGAGTTGGAAAAACCAACCAAGGATGGTCAGTTCTCCGTGCACGCCGTCAGATGCTTGGGCGCTTGCAGTATGGCACCCGTGGTTCTGGTCGGAGAGAGGGATTTCTACGGTAGATTGAAACCAGACATGGTGCCCAGGATCATAGCGAAATACAGGGAGGTGAAGTCATGAGCAAGGTCAAGTCCATTGAGGAGCTCATGAAGATCAAAGAGAGGGCGTTGAAGGAACTACAGCTCAGAGACACCGGTAAAAGGGGTAAGATCACCGTGGCGATGGGGACTTGTGGTATCGCAGCTGGTGCCAAAGAGACGTTGCGAGCGATCGTAGAAGCTCTGGCTGAAAACAACATAAACGATGTTG
This window contains:
- a CDS encoding sensor domain-containing diguanylate cyclase, giving the protein MWKRLLAFLIIFFAVLSLLILLNLRYARTYLERSSETFRGFVELLANAISARYFHSDTTYKLVSLLGTNAESLFSKIVEEFFVVERVYLEENEAAKFVPYRIEGSKENLLIKLVIYNNDTTDYVIDKIAVAQLNVQRILQLLNLDHIVITSRGLPFAFGMNAKATLPLIDPLSIVASLSIAAIILMYRRIREYKIKIELDHKKKLERKTLILEALNDITCEMLMGVSESTYQLILKKAVECVPNAQAGSLLVRKNSVFHYIATVGFDLSRLSSVVMLEKEISQWVQRHDYLIRRRPYEMDEKMLDQERLKTLVESGGLKQIKSTLVVPVRIEGQVEILFNLDNFESEDAFNEEDVQVATLFANHVGLLLKRLKLEEQLEQQYKLIEHISYHDALTKLPNRRFLEEFGEKMLSLARRENKSLVILFIDLVDFKLVNDNYGHETGDEVLKIVAERMSNAVRSSDFIARLGGDEFIVILYDCDTKGALDVVKRLIDVVEKPISIDGSQLCVGATVGVAEYPKDGETLDALIRKADVAMYLAKRKGIDVATTDELSC
- a CDS encoding NAD(P)H-dependent oxidoreductase subunit E, with amino-acid sequence MKSINATPDKLISVLQKAQEIFGYLSPQVQQYIADALNIPVSQVYGVVTFYNFFSMTPKGKVQIKVCLGTACYVKGADRVLERFLEELGAELEKPTKDGQFSVHAVRCLGACSMAPVVLVGERDFYGRLKPDMVPRIIAKYREVKS
- a CDS encoding (2Fe-2S) ferredoxin domain-containing protein; its protein translation is MSKVKSIEELMKIKERALKELQLRDTGKRGKITVAMGTCGIAAGAKETLRAIVEALAENNINDVAVVQSGCMGLCEVEPTVEVRLEGQEPVVYGHVTPENAKRIVKLHIMANQIVSDLMVRKGEM